In the genome of Victivallis lenta, one region contains:
- the rnhC gene encoding ribonuclease HIII, producing MAEKKVTSYVCTVTEEQAEQLRLLLDGRGWKFSEQPYARWKAELEKTNVVAYNSGKLTVQGGGTEDFVTFLLEPEILHTFTFGYEEEPAEEAVDPHGGVDESGKGDFFGPLCIAGVYADEVTGPKLRAIGCCDSKLIKSSKKIMELSAGIREIAGNGWTAVVIGPESYNRLYAKFGNLNRLLAWGHARVIENLLEKVPACPRMLSDKFADERLIRRALLTRGREIRLDQRTKAESDVAVAAASILSREQFLRGMAKLEAEFGIELPRGAGPQVKAAGRSLMERFGASVFERCAKTHFKTWNELTGTPVEGGESW from the coding sequence ATGGCGGAGAAAAAAGTGACCAGCTATGTCTGCACCGTGACGGAGGAGCAGGCGGAGCAGCTCCGGCTCCTGCTCGACGGACGCGGCTGGAAGTTCTCGGAGCAGCCGTACGCGCGCTGGAAGGCGGAGCTGGAAAAGACGAACGTCGTGGCCTACAACTCCGGCAAGCTGACCGTGCAGGGCGGCGGCACGGAGGATTTCGTGACCTTTCTGCTCGAGCCGGAGATTCTGCATACGTTCACGTTCGGGTATGAGGAGGAGCCGGCGGAAGAGGCGGTCGATCCGCACGGCGGGGTCGACGAAAGCGGCAAGGGAGATTTCTTCGGGCCGCTCTGCATCGCCGGCGTCTATGCCGACGAGGTTACCGGCCCGAAGCTTCGCGCGATCGGCTGCTGCGATTCGAAGCTGATCAAAAGTTCGAAGAAGATCATGGAGCTATCGGCCGGGATCCGGGAGATCGCCGGGAACGGCTGGACGGCGGTGGTGATCGGTCCCGAATCCTACAACCGGCTTTACGCCAAATTCGGCAACCTGAACCGGCTGCTGGCCTGGGGACATGCGCGGGTCATTGAAAACCTGCTCGAAAAAGTGCCGGCCTGTCCGCGCATGCTGTCGGATAAATTTGCGGACGAACGGCTGATCCGGCGCGCGCTTCTGACGCGGGGCCGGGAGATCCGGCTCGACCAGCGGACCAAGGCCGAGAGCGACGTCGCCGTGGCGGCTGCGAGCATCCTTTCGCGCGAGCAGTTCCTGCGCGGCATGGCGAAGCTGGAGGCCGAGTTCGGAATCGAACTGCCGCGCGGCGCCGGGCCGCAGGTCAAGGCGGCCGGCCGGAGCCTGATGGAACGGTTCGGCGCATCCGTCTTCGAGCGCTGTGCGAAGACACATTTTAAAACCTGGAACGAATTGACCGGCACGCCGGTCGAAGGAGGCGAATCATGGTAG
- the recR gene encoding recombination mediator RecR has translation MMHYPEAVEALIAALKQLPGIGRRGAERLALSLLEWEPEKLEFLGRLLGTLPETVGSCPVCGALADAGELCMVCGRPDRDGGTVCVVETMAQMFAIESSGNFRGRYHVLGGRISPMDAENGAGLNLPKLLERARSGEVREVILALSSDVEGRATAIYIAELLKGAPVRVTQPALGLPAGANLSYADGATITAALTGRTEVK, from the coding sequence ATGATGCACTATCCGGAAGCGGTGGAAGCCCTGATCGCGGCTTTGAAGCAGCTCCCCGGCATCGGCCGGCGCGGGGCCGAACGCCTCGCGCTGTCGCTTCTGGAGTGGGAGCCGGAGAAACTCGAATTTCTCGGCCGGCTGCTCGGCACGCTGCCCGAGACAGTCGGCAGCTGTCCGGTCTGCGGCGCGCTGGCCGACGCGGGGGAGCTCTGCATGGTCTGCGGCCGCCCGGACCGGGACGGCGGCACCGTCTGCGTCGTTGAGACGATGGCGCAGATGTTCGCGATCGAATCGAGCGGGAACTTCCGGGGCAGGTATCATGTGCTCGGCGGCCGCATTTCTCCGATGGATGCGGAGAACGGGGCCGGGCTGAATCTGCCGAAGCTGCTTGAACGCGCCCGTTCCGGCGAGGTGCGCGAGGTGATCCTGGCTTTGAGCAGCGATGTGGAGGGGCGGGCGACCGCGATCTATATCGCCGAGCTGCTGAAGGGCGCGCCGGTCCGGGTGACGCAGCCCGCGCTGGGGCTTCCGGCCGGGGCGAACCTCTCATATGCCGACGGCGCGACGATCACCGCGGCGCTCACCGGCCGCACCGAGGTGAAGTAA
- a CDS encoding YbaB/EbfC family nucleoid-associated protein, whose translation MFGNLGELAKMMSKAKDIQANLKKFKEEMPTMEFSASSPGCQVRVTVTGDFRIKEISLTDEALKDRALLEEQILVAANSALAAAKATAQEKMNEVTGGLGVDMPGIF comes from the coding sequence ATGTTCGGAAATCTGGGCGAACTCGCTAAAATGATGTCTAAGGCGAAAGATATTCAGGCCAATCTCAAGAAGTTCAAGGAGGAGATGCCGACCATGGAGTTTTCGGCGTCGAGTCCCGGGTGCCAGGTCCGGGTGACTGTGACCGGCGACTTCCGGATCAAGGAGATCAGCCTGACCGACGAGGCGCTGAAGGACCGGGCGCTTCTGGAGGAACAGATTCTGGTGGCGGCCAATTCGGCGCTGGCGGCAGCAAAGGCCACGGCGCAGGAGAAGATGAACGAAGTCACCGGCGGCCTCGGCGTCGACATGCCGGGTATTTTCTGA